A window of Nomascus leucogenys isolate Asia chromosome 19, Asia_NLE_v1, whole genome shotgun sequence genomic DNA:
ACAGCATCTCAGAACCTGTGGGAAAGTTGTGTTGATTAGACAATAAAACAGGCAATTCTTAACCTGCCCCTGGAGGGGAACCCTCTGGGCTCTGCCAGCGCCATGAGAAGCGGTGACCTAGGCTTTGACCCTTAGCTTTATAAGTTCAGAAACTCAACTTTGTCAGCTCATCCAGTGATAATTGGGCTCTAGGGTGTTGAGTCACAAAACTTACAGTCACAGGAGGCTGATTTATAATCCAGAATGTCAATTAAccaattaaaaatggaagatACAGCTTTTCAGCACTTGAACTACTCGTGAACCCCTTTTCAAACTACCCTCCAGTATCTAGATGGCTGGAAAACCAAATTGTTAACCAACTACAAGAGATTAGAAAAActgctgagtgcagtggctcacgcctgtgatcccagcattttgggaggccaaggtgggcggatcacttgaggtcaggagtatgagaccagcctggccaacatggcaaaaccccgtctctactaaaaatacaaaaattacccgggcatgattgtgcatgcctgtaatcccagctactcgggaggctgaggcaggagaatcaattggacccaggaggcggcggttgcagtgagccgagattgtgccactgcactccagcctgggtgacagaatgagactctatctaacaaaaaaaaaaagaaaaactgaactgACAAAAGACCTGGTTTTCAGTCCCAGTCCTACCATTGTCTTTGGTCTTGGCAAGTCAAAGCCTTTCTGAATCTGTAAACTCTGAGACTAGATGGCCTGCATCACAACAATTGTCAGGATTGATTCATATGGGAGCACTTTGTTAATTATACAATGTTTTTCACATAAAAGAAACctaccggccaggcgcggtggctcgtgcctgtaatcccagcactttgggagactgaggcgggtggatcacctgaggtcagaagtccaagaccacctggccaacatggtgatgtcaggcctctgagcccaagcccgCACGtgtacatccagatggcctgaagcaactgaattaccacaaaagaagtgaaaatagccagttctaccttaactgatgacattccaccgttgtgatttgtttctgccccaccctaactgatcaattgaccttgtgacattccttctcctggacaatGAGTCTCAGAAGCTCCCCACCGGGCACCTTGTGACCCTTGCccctgcccacaagagaaaaacCCCCTTTTAACTGTAATTTGCCACTACCTACCCAATCCTATAAAACtgtcccacctctgtctccctttGCAGACTCCTTTTTCGGACTCCgtctgcctgcacccaggtgattgaaaagctttattgctcacacaaagcctgtttggtggtcttttcACACGGATGTGCGTGACAGataaaaccccctctctactacaaatacaaaaaattagctgggcatggtggcgggcacctgtaatcccagctactctggaggctgaggcaggagaattacttgaacccaggaggcacaggtggcagtgagccaggattgctccactgcattccagcctgggcaacaagagcaaaactcttgtctcaaaaaaaaagaaaaagaaagaaagaaagaaagagaaatctatCAAAGCATAGGAGATTCTTTTCAAGGATATAGCGTCTATTCTAGGGCTTGCAGCACAATATTTGCCCTGTTGGAGAAATCATAATTTTCTGTAACCTTAGTATGCATGGCCAATACAGTGCACTTGGTGCCAGATTTCTGCTATTTGACTCCTTCCTGTGAGCACTTAATACCCTCTCATAATGTGTTGATTCTAAACCACACACATTTATTGTTCCCCTTGTAGGTTGGCTGTCTCCAGGACCCAGGCTGTTTCTAGGTAGCACTAGAGCCTCCACTTCAGTGGGTCTGAGGTGGGgcccaataatttgcatttctaacaagtaccCAAGTGGTACTGATCTAGGGACCAGACCACCGCTTTGAGAGCCACTGATCTAGTTCAAATGATCATGGTCTTAAACTGATACCAATAAGAAAATCTATTGCTTTCCTGCTGCTGTCTTGCTCTCACTCAGCCTCAGTGCATGAGTTCCTGTTCTTCCCCGACTTGGGCAGACATTTATGCTATTTGTGCTCAGATCTCTGCTTTATGGATTTGCCTCAATCTGCTGTCTCCCAGCTGTGTGTCATTTCTGTCTAGCTTCTTTTCCCCccagacaaagtctcactctgtcgcccaagctggagtgcagtggcacgatgttggctcactgcaacctccacctcccgggttcaagcgattctactgcctcagcctcccgagcaactgggactgcaggcatgtgccactatgcctggctaatttttttttttttttttttttggagacagagtttcacttttgttgcccaggctgagtgcaatctCTGAGAGCAATCtctggctcaccgcaatctccgcttcctgggttcaagcaattctcctgcctcagcctcccgagcagctgggattataggccaccacacccagctaattttgtatttttagtagagatggggtttctccatgttgttcagggtggtctcgaactcccaacctcagatgatccacccgtctcggcctcccaacatgctgggattacaggcgtgagccaccgcgcctggcaattttcttgtatttttagtagagacagggtatcactatgttggccaggctggtctcgaactcctgaccttgtgatccgcccaccttggcctcctaaagtgctgggattacaggtgtgagccaccacacctggcctgtctAGCTTTATACTATGTCTTACTGAAGAATtcagaacttaattttttttaagatgcagtgTCATTTAGAAACATTTTCCTAATTGGCTTGAATGGAAATGGTAGTTGATGATTCCTGGATGGCATCACTCCCTAACAGAAAGGGGTAGACAATGGCCTACTTGGAGAACTCTTGGAGGGCAGCTCTGACAGCTGTGCCATCTGCATCTTCCCAAGTTTAGGTTCTTGCACGAAGtcccaggcactgctctaagggGTTTGTACATCCAAACACATTTAAATCCTTGCTTTACGGATAAGCGAACTGGGTCTCAGGGAAATGGAGTGACTGCCCAAGTCCAGAGAACTTGAAAGTATGAGACCCAGATTTGGACTCAAGCAGTTTGACACCAAAGCCTAGGCTCCTATTCACTATTATGCTACCTAATATAGTGCTCAATAAGTTTATTCAGTATTATGAAAGACCGTATGCCTccttttctaaacttttaaattcaggggtacctacgcaggatgtgcaggtttgttttataggtaaacttgcatcatgggggtttgtggtacagatttgatcacccaggtattaagcctagaaCCCATTGGTTATTTTCCTGATccactccctccttccaccctccaatcAGTCcccgtgtgtgttgttcccctctgtgtgttcatgtgttctcatcatttagctcccacttttaagtgagaacatgtggtatttggttttctgttactgctttagtttgctaaggataatgcaTATGCCTCCtacttaatagaaaaaaagtcaGCAGTATGGTCAGCTTCAACTTTCTCCTACAATCTATTAAACCTACGTACATCTATATCTTCACCATCTGCCTTTCCACCAGTCTCAGAAAGGAAGTTTCCCCTCtctcagttcaagaccagttctTCCCGGTGCCTTTGACCCCATCTCTTCCTATTTTCTCTGGACTTCATCAGTTATTCTATTTGGgaactttaatctcttaatctctCCTCTCCTTACTTTCTCCTCCtcaccctctttctcctcctcacccATCAACCTGCTCAAGATCTAAGAATATCCCCACTAGGGGACCCAGCATTGATCTTTCCAGCCCCTCTTCAGTcagcctctctctcctccctttcaaGCTTCTGGAAAGGACACACTTCTCACCTCttacctccctcccctcccattctttttttttttttttttcgagatggagttttgctcttgtcgcccaggctggcgtgcagtggcacgatctctactcactgcaatccctgcctcccgggttcaagcaattcttctgcctcagcatcccgagtagctgggattacagacgcctgccaccacaccctgctaatttttgtatttttagtagagacaggggtttcaccatgttggccaggatggtctcgaactcctgacctcgtgatccgcctgccttggcctcccaaagtgctgggattacaggcgtgagccaccgcgcctggcttcccATTCTTGTCTCAACATGTTACAATCTGATTTCTACCCTCACTATGCTATTTAAACTTCACTGAGTTCACCAGTACATTCCCAATTGCTAAACGTTTCCACGTTTTATTTACTGAAATTCTATGCTGCACTTGATTGTTCTCTACCCCTGCAACTCCTCATTCACTTGGCTTTCTGGGGTTGGCTCTGCCCTCAGCACTCTACCAATTCTCCCTGTGAGACCCATCCCCTCTCCTTGATTCAGGTGACCACCTTTCATAaagggaaatctttttttttttttttttttagtagaggcagtatttcaccatgttggtcaggctggtctcaaactcctgacctcaggtgatccacccacctcagcctcccaaagtgctgggattacaggcgtaagccactgtaccGGGCCCATGAAGGGAAATCTTATCTGGGATCTTAGCAGAACATTATCTAAGGGGGACAGGTAATATCCATATAGATTCTCAGCTACCTGAGGGCAAAACTGTTTTATGCACAGCCTGCCACAGTAGACAAACAATAGATATCTGTTGAACAAATTACCCCTTATAAACTTTGCTCCACAGATATCTAAGCAATTTCTGTAGATGTGTCcaaatgtttatagaaatatTGTAAACGTACAGAGTGTTACAGATGTTCAGAGAAGGAACTATCATTTTTGGCTCGGTAAGAATTTTTGGCAGTGATAGCACTTGAGCTGGAAATAGTTTAAGTAAAGTCCAGGggcaggaaagggaggggaggagtaATAACATTGAACTCCCACGCCAGAGACCGGAGAACAGCAACTGGAGGGACTCTGTGGAAACATCAAGTTTGAATAAGGGAATAGAAGATTCAACTAAAAAGATAGGtaggtggccgggcacggtagctcacacctgtaatcccagcactttgggagtctgaggctggcggatcacctgaggtcaggaattggagaccagcttggccaacacggtgaaaccccgtctctaccaaaaaaatacaaaaattagccggctgtggtggcatgcacctgtaatcccagctactcgggaggctgaggcaggagaatggcttgaacccaggaggcggaggttgcagtgagcagagatggcgccactgcactccagcttgggcaacagagactccatctcgaaaaaacaaaaaagataggtTTGAAATACACATGAGGAGGGCCTGAAGTCTAAGCTaaggagtgctgggattactccATAGGCAGGGAGGAGCCTAGACTACACAGGTAGGTGTTCAGTCGTCCTGTCTGGTGGCAGAGCGGCTGCTGGATTGGAGCATCACGCTGGAGGTGAACAGACTGTGGGACACGCCAGTGAGCAAAATGAGAGGCTGACACAGGGCAGTGGCACTGAAATGACAAGAAAACAGCTGTAGTACTTGACAGATTTCATCGAATCTAATGAatctgtatgtatgtacatatatatagacacacacaaattttaactttttattaatctttatagagacagtgtctcactctcttgcccaggctggagtgcggtggcatgattaGAACTGACCGTaaccttgaactcatgggctcaagcgatcctcctgccttggcttcccaaaaccCTGGGAttaacagatgtgagccaccaagctggCCAAATTTTAACATCTTTGTTATTGAAATACAAGTGTTTAATTTGCccgcatttttttttaacaatacatAAAATCTTACCGCATCTTAAAGTTGATGTTGTCTTAGATTCAATGAAATGTGATAACTGGATGTGAATAAGAAGGAATTCAAAAGCAAAGTTTCAAACCCGGGTGACTGGAAGGGAGTTTCCTTGACCCCCATACGAGAGTGTAACCAAATCTTCTATTTGAGCAATGATCCCCAGACTATACTGctctcccaccttccccactTGAACTTATTAATAAGACGAAGTAGTTATTAATGACAACTTTAATATGAACATGTGCTTAACCCTCAAGAAATTGTCACAACTGAAAGACAGGAGCAAGCTGACACTGCAAGGAGCACATGATGCTTTGGAATGGGTGGCCTGCTGTTGGATCCAGCTGGTATTCAAACCCATCAAAGCAGCGGTTATTTGAACAATCGGAACTTCTTCAAATACTGGCCCACTTCTTCCTTGGGGTAGGGCCGGAGAGCAATACAAGTGGCGATATTCTCTGGTTGCTCAAGCCACAGCAAGTGGTCAATGTTCTTCTGTTGCAGGGTCTCGGCCAGCTCCTTTAGGGTAGTCTCATCTGGGGCCTAAAGGAGAAGAACACAGAACACAAACTGAATAGCCCACTTAGGAAGTGTCAAAAGGCCAAAAAAGGTTTCGGGAGTCCTCTTAACTGAAAGTGGAGTAACAGCTTTATCAACGAGGGAGCTGCAGAGCAATGATGTCATTCCTTGGTgcactggggaggggagagaggcttCATATTCCTGTTTAGAAAATGGAGATTTGTATCTTCCCTTGTGAGATGTTGTATGCCCAACATACACATGTGTAATGTGTAATTCTGCTCTACACATTTTCCAGCTCTCCTATGGCTGGCGCCCATAATTTTAAGTGCCTCTGACTTTAAGAGCTGCCTAgtggaagtttttttttgttttttgtttttgtttttgttttcttttgagacagagtcttgctctgttgcccgggctagagtgcagtggcatgatatcagctcactgcagcctctggctcccgagttcaagcaattctcctgcctcagcctcccgagtagctgggattacaggcgcacaccaccacacctggctaatttttgtatttttagtagagatggggtttcaccatgttgcccaggctggtctggaactcctgacctcaagcgatccacccgcctaggcctcccaaagtgctaggattacaggcgtgagccactgtgcccagcccctagtGGAAGGATTTCTAAAAGCACATCCACTTCCacttccctccacccctcccactCTACCTCACTGAAACCTAGAGGGGTTTTCCTTCTGCTGGGATGGCTCCCACTTGTTTATTAAAGGGAGAGTACAATATTCTCTAACATACTTCTGAAATCATTTCTGGGTCATCCTTACTGCCAATTTACCCATGCTGAATCCCATTCCAGGAAGTATTAAAACGATCActcagaaaattattatttttgtgttattttgcaTACAGTTTATCTCTTACCTATGAAGGCAGAAGCCACTAAGATAATCAGAGGCTTGTTTTAATAAATTAGAGAATGCCAGTATTGCTACTCTTAACCTGCTGAGTTCTTCTGGCAGAGCTCTGCTGAGGACTCATCAGCTTCGTGAGCCTCGGGCAGCAGCATAGTATAGTGAGATACGGTGAGTCTCTGGAATCAGACTACTGGACTCCAAACTCTTGCTGACTGTGTGATCGTGGATAAGTTAGGTGACTTCGCTGGCCTCTTCGTCCctttataaaacaggaataatgcTTCCTAGTGGGGATCAATGAAATTAGGCTCAgacctgtgcctggcacacactaagcactcaataaatgtagtTAATCCtggtattttctaatattttattggcCCTTCTGACTACAGCAGCACCTCAATGTAATCAGTAGCGACTCCTAAGTCCCTTTCTTGAGTCATGACTAACAACTAAGAATCATGAGACCCTCTTTTAAACTCAGGGGAGTCACTTAATCCCTGAAGGCTTCAGAGAGTTTCACCTGCGACAAGAGGAGCCTGACCTGATTTCTTGAGACCTCTTACTAGGAAGAAAATCTAAGTGAAAATCCAGCAGCTTCTGTTCTGCCTACACAGATTCTCATGGCATTTTTCCTACAGGTTACCGCTTGATGTTTCACTATCCAGCAGCAATTTTTCTCTTGAAAGATAATCTGTCTTTGCCAGTTACCCATGAAGGGATTACTCCACCCCTCCACCTGAGTTCTGGCTTAATTACTTTAAAGCCGTTTTTCCTTATTATAAAACATGTGCTTAaggtagaaaatttttaaaatacagataagcattaggaaataaccaaaatctcACCATGCACCACTTAATATGTAGAtctatttctttagtttttcctttCAAAGTCTTGATCATTCTGTATATATAGTGCAGTTAGCTTCGCATCATGAGCACTCTTCCAGACCACTAAATATGCTTCAAAAACGTAAGGACTCCCATGAATATCCTTGTGCAAAGCTCTTTGGGTGcatctgattattttcttaggcTACATCTctagcagcaggagagagagtcgAAGGGTAAAGGTGAGATTTGTTTGGTCAGCTGCAAACAGAACCTGACTGCTATTTTAAAAGGTGTACCGATTTACGCCCCTGGTGCCTGGTCTATCCGAAGCTAGGTTCAATTTATACTAaggtttttagtatttattttcaaataatttggcGTCCTACCCAGGTAAATACTCAGTTTGACTTCACTCTGCACTGTCCCCACGGCGAAAGGAGCTCGCTCTGTCCCTTCGGGCTCGGTTTTGCTGGAGGACAGCACTTCGGGGCATGGCTTTAAAAAGTTGGCCAGTGCACAGGCGGAACAGCGGGGACACAGGAGCCACCACTTTACCGCGAGCCCAGAAGGGGGCGGAGGACTGCTGTCCACAATTCACACAGCCAAGTCCTTTCCAAGGGCGCACCTCCAGGGAAATAGCTCCAGTCTAAACGTTAAGGATCACCCCAACTCCCGCCGCACCCACTCCCGGCAGCTAGGCCTTTGGACCGAAGGCCACACCCACTTCCGCCCTCGACGTCTCAGCACCTCCCCCTCCGCCCGAGTGCCTCACCTCGAGGACCACCTTGCGCATGCGCCCCAGCTCTTGGAGGTAAGCGGCTGTGTGAGGGTGGTCGCGGTGAGTGTGCAAGGCCGCGGTGGCCGCGTGACAAGCCTGCGCTACCAGTGCGCCCGCCGGCCAGGAGAACGGAGCTTGTGATAGATCCTTTCGTAACACCAAGTATTGTACCAGGACCTGCGGCTCCGCCCCAGAGGCCGCCATCTTCCTGACCACCCCAAAGGCCGGACCTACTCCCCGGTGCATCCTGGGATCAGGGCGGGGCCCTGA
This region includes:
- the PTRHD1 gene encoding putative peptidyl-tRNA hydrolase PTRHD1, with the translated sequence MHRGVGPAFGVVRKMAASGAEPQVLVQYLVLRKDLSQAPFSWPAGALVAQACHAATAALHTHRDHPHTAAYLQELGRMRKVVLEAPDETTLKELAETLQQKNIDHLLWLEQPENIATCIALRPYPKEEVGQYLKKFRLFK